Within Aspergillus oryzae RIB40 DNA, chromosome 2, the genomic segment GCTAATGCGAATGGGGAAGAAGCGGCGAGATCTTGTCCAGAAGGCCCGTGGGAATGTGCTCGAGGTGAGCTGTGGCACAGGTCGAAATCTGGAATATTACGAACTTGGACAGCAGAGAAAGCCCAATGAGCGGGGACAAGTAGAGCTTCGGGGATGCCGCTCTGTTACGTTCGTCGATCTCAGCCCACAGATGGTGGAGATCGCGCGAGGGAAGTTCCAGAAGTTGCATCCCGATTTCAAGGATGTCAACTTCCGGGCACAGGATGTAAAGGAGGTTGCTCCTCCGACGACTGGGGATAAGCGGGCTTATTATGATACGATCGTGCAGACCATGGGATTATGTTCAATGCCAGACCCCGTTGGcgctcttcgtcatctgggGTCTATCACTGAGCCGGAAAAGGGACAGATTCTGCTTTTGGAGCACGGCCGGTCGCACTATGACTGGCTGAATCGTATCCTAGACAATCTTGCTCCCGCCCATGCGGACCGCCATGGATGTTGGTGGAACCGGGATATTGGAGCGATTGTTCGGGAGAGTGGTCTGGAAGTTGTGGAGGAGAAACGGTGGCATTTTGGAACTACATGGAAATACGTGCTGAAACCAGCACGTGGTAATTAGAGGTCAGGTGTAGGTAATCTTGTACATTAACCATCCTGTAATATATACAGCATGGGTGTAACCCAGCAAACAATCTAGAGAACTCTAGAGATGTGACTACGTTTCGGTTTCGATATACGCACACTATATTGCACATATAGATTTCACTCTTAAGTTGATCCTATTCCATGTAAATAAGCTCGGTTCGATATAAGGGTTTGCGATCAGCCACGTGAGTTCATTGATTTCTTGTCAAGTCATCTGATATTCTTATACTGGAACTATAGCCATAAGATTGCGGCAAGGTGACGAAAGAGAGCAGAATAGCCTCATGCAATAATGGCCGTGCATTGAAACCATTACAGCAAATGCAGTTAGTAGTCGGGTAGATGCAAATACTACGTAAATCGATCTTATTGTCTACAATTTGCGAAGTCCTACGCAAAATGGAATCACGAAAACGGCGAACATCGTGCCCTCTTTCCCGAGTTGGGAAGATATACTATCTGCACTCAGTAAGCGAAGATGGCGATCGCCTCGGAAACTAGATTACGAACTGAAACCGGTGTAGAATCTCAGATGAGGTCAAGATGGCGTTATGCACATGCGGGGTAACAGTTGTACCTCCATCttgttatgtatgtatgtatgtatgtatgtatgtacgccACCTATAGATATCTGTCATGTACCTGTTCCTGGAGTTTTGGAAAAGCCCCTCGCAGAAATACCCCCAGCATTATCGGGTCGGAGAAAAGACGGACAACCAGTCTGGGTTGTAATGCATCATTTAAGGTTTATCAACCATGTCACCACTGTCTATAGTAGAAGGTATAAACTTTTGAGCTAGGTTTCTACTTCTGTCGTAGGGCATCTTGGAAAGTTTTTGGGTTGTATTTGCGACTTAGTCGTTGGGTTGAATATAATCTATTTCCCACAGTCCGTCGTAGCGTGTCGAGCTGGACGACAAGACTAGAGACGTGTAGATCTATCATAAGCTGAAGAGTCTGCCGTGTCGCTGTAAGATGCATGATAAACTGCACATTATTCCGTCTGGGAGGGTGGGGGAGATGAATAATAGGTATGGACGCGTACCGCtgctatgtatgtactcgTAGTACGTACATATGTACTCTATACGGAGTATCGCGATAATAAAGAAAGTCGACTGGCCAATTCATTCCATCTTCACCCCCCCTTTATCTATCACCTTGAAACAAAGGATTGAGTTGTGGAGTAGGGATACCCCAAACCAAGTTATGCG encodes:
- a CDS encoding class I SAM-dependent methyltransferase (predicted methyltransferase) encodes the protein MSPKVMTILGVGVLGMSTYCGYLYASYRREVTHAQSMDVPRDVSDRYNQTARSFDADVEMSEKLMRMGKKRRDLVQKARGNVLEVSCGTGRNLEYYELGQQRKPNERGQVELRGCRSVTFVDLSPQMVEIARGKFQKLHPDFKDVNFRAQDVKEVAPPTTGDKRAYYDTIVQTMGLCSMPDPVGALRHLGSITEPEKGQILLLEHGRSHYDWLNRILDNLAPAHADRHGCWWNRDIGAIVRESGLEVVEEKRWHFGTTWKYVLKPARGN